Below is a genomic region from Dioscorea cayenensis subsp. rotundata cultivar TDr96_F1 chromosome 14, TDr96_F1_v2_PseudoChromosome.rev07_lg8_w22 25.fasta, whole genome shotgun sequence.
atttttatatttattgtaaaaagGTGTAAATATAATACATAATAGAACGAAAGGTCATGGTTATCGAAGGAATATATAGTATATACCAAATTAAATAGTAGTCTAAAATTAAATAGTAGCTATCAAATTAAATGTTTGGATGTTTTACAAAGTGGTCCGAGTTTATAtgtaaatatctaaataattttCTTCTCTGGTATAAGAATATTTTGAAATCACGTTACAAAGAGTGATCCAAATGCCATTTGTATATTTGTAATTGACCATATTTTTGtagtatgaaaaaaatgaataatatcaaattttataattaagtattataaaaaatcaaactataCAGATAAAGTAACATATGATAATCCAATTTGCAACAAATAACcatctatctttttaaaatataaagtacACAATAAAATGTCAACCTATAGaatatttagaaattaaattgtTGGCAAACCACTCCTTATTTGACAATCTACCCTAAATTGTagtaatgataaaaatatatatatttgtaatatataaaagAGAATTTTCAATAAGTATCATTGGtccactttaataaaaaaataataatatcattggtgtaataaatcagtggttttcactttattaaaaaaaatatatatatatagcattggTACAAATAAAAATTCCAAGGGGGAAGGCACTAAAAACCAAGGGCACACTATATAAAACAGAAAAGAGGATTAGGCAAGCAATGAGAATTTTGGGTAACAAATCTAAGTCATCCACCGAGAAAGGTAGGCCAGGTCTCTTCATCCATAACACGTCTAGTCTCATTCAAGTCCCCTTAAATACCTTTGCCACGTGTGCGGCCAAAATTTATTCCAAACccccttttgttttgtttagttatttttttattttttatttattaaaacaaaggaacaaaagcaaaacaaaagaaaagaaaagcaggTGCCTCTTTGCAATTTGGATccgatacatatatatatatatatatataacaataaactACATGCTATTGCATTAAGCAATAGGTTTACTTTATAGAGAATATATTTATTATCCTAtgttaaataattcataaatttttattatgttaaatagTTTGCTACAAGTATAAATaacaatacaaatatacaaataaatatattttaaaaaagaagaaaaaaattattttttacataattaaaatgttaaaaatccATATGATAATTTATACACATATAACTctgtataaatattatattagaatatatatatttactagcTAATAACTCATAGCTAATTTACTAGCTAATAACTCTAAATAACCCAACCATTGTTGGCAGAGACGATTGGATTTTGAAAAATGCTTAATTGGTTAAAAGTTTTTTATACCTCAAATGTCTCCTTAGAATCTGATTGCTTATAACTTATTCAAGCTCTATCTCAGACTCACGAGaatagtttgtatttttttgatattattgGTGATTGTCAGACATTGCTTAAGAAATTATCTTCCTTGTATTATTTTACATGAGCAGTGAATTTATAAAGTGCCCATCAAAAACggtttttctctcatttttctctATATAGTATCTTTTTGAATGATATTGAATAAAAGTCCTTATTtcattccaaatatatatataggctaaacatcatctgcggacggTCCACAGATGATGTACAGTAACTTTAATAGGATTAGTCGACCGTGATTGATTCAGTTACTGTGCTGAGATTCAGTTACTGTgcactatttataagcacagtaaaaaaataggatgcacAGTGTTTTAACATCAAAAccttcatttatatatatatatgaggaaaTTTTGAGCTTTCTAAGGGGTATATATGCGAAGAcgacaaaaaaggaaaaaaatttacgCGTTGGCAACGGAATCCCTTACAGTGCCTGATCTCGGTGGAGTTTTTACGCAACCCCCCCGCACTCTCTCTCTCCCACTCGGTCTCTCTCATCCTCTCCGGAGACAACCATAGGCCTCCAGATCATGCGTTTCTAGGGTTTCGGATCAGCTTTCCCGCCATTGAATTCAAGATCGAAGCTTTATCTCTCAACCTTTTGATCATCATCCTCATGGGCAACACCGGGAGCAGCGGCAACGGCCGTCGGAGAAATTCtcaccatcatcaccaccaccaccaccaccatccgCCTAGCCCACCTCCACCGCTCAATCCCCAGCAAGCGCAAGAGATCCCTGCCAATCGCTTATATGCCTATACGCCCTCGTATCCTCCCACCAACCACAACCCCAACGCTCAACATTACTACCAGTACACCGCCTTCTACCCGCCGGCCCCTCCGGCGATGCCCGTGCCGCTGCCAGCCCCGTTCGACAACCATCACCGTGGAGACATCCACGAATGGGCTCCGGCAGTGGTTGGGGGGCGGTATCCCATGCCCCCGGTGTCGGCTCCCTCTCCCGCGCCCTATGTTGAGCATCAGAAGGCTGTGACTATCCGAAATGACATCAACCTCAAGAAGGAGACGCTTAGGGTTGAGCCTGATGAACAGAACCCTGGAAAGTTTCTCGTCGCTTTCACGTTCGATGCTACTGTTGCTGGGAGGTGAATTCCATGTCTTCTCTTTCCTATACCGCTACCTGATTACTGATTGTTACTGCTTAGCTTCGATAATTTTGGATTCATGGTTTTAAGTTGTTAATTGAAGGTCACGTAGATCTATCTGCGTGGAAGCATGGTTGGAGTCCAATTCTAGgctcttttatttatattgaggATTGCTGTGTGATCTAATTGGATCTATTGTGCTATTTCTATTGCTGAATTTCTTGTTTCTGGATGTGCTTTAAACGTGCAGATCTTATCTTAGGTGATGATCCAGTCTTTCTAGGAGTAGAGAAGCATACGTCTCTGCCTTTTTTATTGTAAATCTTGAAAAACTGTGAATATCTTTAGCGTGGTTTTGCGTAGTTGACTTTATTGGGAGCTTCTTTCATGGAAATATTTTCTGGTTTCAATACATTTGTCTGGTCAAATTCAATCTAAGGAGACCAGTTTTCCATAGCATCTTTGATCGGATAGTGATGCTGTGCCCTTCCTTAGGAAGGAGTGACTTATCATCCGACTTTGACTGGCTTCAGCCtatttagaaatttcattttggaAACATATGTTAGTCACATGATACTGTGACTGTGATCCATGACCGCGATTTATCTGGTCCACAAAGCCACAGAATGCACATGGAAAATTTCGACTTGCTTGAATCTTCGTGAATAGTTGATGGTGAAATGGtgaaactgattttttttttttttacttttgaagatttgaaaagaaaaagcgTATTTTATGCTGTGTGTATGATTTTAAGCTTAAATTCAATGATGGCATTCTGTTTGTGTgttcccctattttttttttctcagtaTTTGATATCTTCCATGTTTAAACAGCATCGCTGTTCTTTTCTTTGCAAAAGAAGAGCTTGATTGCAACCTTGTTGCCACAAAGGACAGCCTTGAGCCAATCACTGTTCATTTTAAGGCAGGCTTGGGGCAGAAGTTTAGACAGCCTTGCGGCACTGGAATTGATTTCTCTATGTTTGACAAATCAGAGCTTACGGTAGAAGGAGATGCAGAGGTGTATCCATTAGCTGTAAAAGCGGAAGCATCTCTATCTGACCAAGAATCATCAGGTGATAACGAGAGTACAGGAACCCCAAACTCTCAGATTACACAGGCTATGTTTGTAAAGAAGGAGAACGGTGACTATCAGGTTCGTGTGCTGAAGCAGATACTCTGGGTTAATGGCACTAGATATGAATTGCAGGAGATATATGGCATAGGAAATTCAGTCGAAGGTGACTTTGATGGGAATGATCCTGGGAAAGAATGTGTAATATGCCTGTCTGAACCACGAGATACAGCTGTGCTACCATGCAGACATATGGTAATTCAATCTCTCATAAACTTCGTGACTAGGTTTATCTTCCTTGACTTGTGCTTTTGGTTTATTAATTAAGATTATGATACTGGATATCTCCAAGGGCTCTTGTATTCTATTATGCATCATGGTTCTTTTAatgaattatattataaattaattgtgttttaaaaattttatgtttcgCGGGTTAGTATGACGGTAAAATTCGATCCAGTCCATATCTATTCTCAATGCAATCCCGTCTTCCTTGGCCTATGTTTATCATTTGTATATGTGGAATTCTATGCAGCTGTTTCAGTAGTCTTTTTGTTATTGGCGtgcattcattattttatttgtgttctgATTTCATAAGATCTTGATGGCATAATATCTTGCTGCTGGTTCTGTCAGTTCTAGTATTTAACACATATCTCCCATTTGAGAAATGTTCTTGGTGATTGATTGAACACAGGTGCTGGTCCAAGTGGATTATTCATCATTTCCGCTTGTTCTTCTATATTTCATTGATGTGTATTTGCCATTAGTATTCAGCTTATTATGCATTTCCATTCATCCTCATTCATCATTTTTGGACAACTTAATTTTTCACATTTCTGCAAGTCTTCCATCATGGGCACACAAACAAGGGAATCTGCATAAATTCCCCTGGAAACTTGACATGATTCATGTGATAAATCATATCATTCCAGTAATCTGAAATCTACCCTCATCAATGTTTGATCTTGATCATAGCAATAGATAAAAGATATTGTTCACTTGTTGAGCTCTCTTATGCTATTGTGATCGGTCATTTGTCAtgtgtatttgttacctctaatATTTATCTTTAAGATGCAGATTGGGTGGCATGTGTGAGCGCCTGTTTTCTCCTTTCTCTCGCATTTAAGATAATGTACACAATCGTGTTTTAACTATGTCGAGCTAATGTATGGACATTGTCTTTCTTTGCAGTGCATGTGCAGTGGATGTGCAAAAGTTTTAAGATTTCAGACAAACCGATGCCCTATATGCAGGCAGCCGGTTGAGCGGCTATTAGAAATAAAGGTCAACAGGGCTGAGGAGCAAAATGAGGCAGAAAGTTGATTGAAGCATGCATCGCTTACTGGCCATCCTGTTTCTACAAAGCTTAAAATAAGTGGCCCATATATGATATAACATTTCTTATGATTGTCTGTTTGGTTTGGCCATAATCTTTGCAGTGTGCAAGTGCTAAAGATTCTATTGTTCCAATCATTTGTATATTCTGCACGTCTTTAGTTTTCAGGTTGGTTCTTGAGAGCTTAGAAGTTCTTGCAATGTCGCTCCAGGTATTGAAGAACAGTAGATCAAAGCACCTCCTTTTGGTGCTTCTTTGCCGTACTATTAGTTATTGACTTTCTGGTTTAGGGTCTTGATACATTCACCCAATGTACACAAAAACATTTACTGGTGTGTGGCCTGTGCTGAAGCCCAACCCTAACTGTGAATTATATCTTCTTGTATTCCAAATTTGATTGTTGTGGTATTCCTATTTTCTAGCAATAACAATATctattttcctttcattttcttttggcAGGTAAACAATAGCATATCTTAATATCTTCGCATGTGTTATTGGTAGACATCTTCTTTGGTTACAATTTAAAATTCcttattaaaactttaaaaaaaaaaaatcaattggaacTCCAATACAACACATGAAAATCATGCTGTTAAAATAGAAGGGCATATTTTGGAGTGGTTGGTGAATGAGTTCCGAGAAAGTCATAGTTGGGGTTTGGTAAAAGGTTAGTGGATGCAAACGCCCCTATCTTTCATCGCTGTCCGGTCAACTGAATCCTTCATTTGGTTCAATCAGACCGGGTCCACTATCATATCACtgcttttattcatttatttatttatttattaaaataataattttgtaaaacAAAGTTTGAGAGTGAACCAatttaatgtttcttatttctataataataataataataataaagaaaatgaaaacggGCTTGGTTCAGTGATTCCGGTCTGAACCAACCCATTCCCTGCTCGAATTTGGTTGGTGGCGCTCCCTTTCCTATATTTAtcattcttcttttctctcgTTTTGCCACCaaactctctcttttctcttctccgGTGTAGAGAAGCAGAGGGGAAGAAGTAGAGATTGAGATGGCTGCATCGACGTCGTCTCTGGCTTCCAAGGTTGGCTCTGGCCTCGGCTTTCAGCGCTCTGAGCTCCGGGGGCTGCCGCCTCCTTCCGTCCAGATCTCGATCCAACGCCACTCACGCCCTTCCAGAAGGCTGGGTAAGAACTCTTTCTGGTTTCTTTGTTTCGGCCTCTTGTTTGATCTATATCTTAAACtttctgtgtttttttgttttagtttacaTGAAgcgaaaactaaaaaattagcAATTTTGTGATTGTCTTATGATCTCTTTGCCTCGTTTTATCTATGTTGAATTTGATTGAGAAAGAttggattttttgttttgtttaagtGATATCTTgtgaatttgatatatttacTTGAACTGAAGACTTGAATTTTGGGAATATTGTGATGTTTCTATGATCGTGAGCAGAGGTCAAAGCTATTGGTAATGTGTTTGGAAATTTCTTCCGGGTTGCAACTTATGGAGAATCTCATGGAGGTGGTGTTGGTTGTACTATCAGTGGATGCCCTCCTAGACTTCCCATATCTGAAGCTGATATGCAAGTGGAGCTCGACAGAAGGTCTTGTTCTTCCCTTATGGAATATGGATTTCTCTTTTTCTGTCTTGATTTTGTTGTCTCATGTTTGTGAATGTTCATCTTCAGGAGGCCCGGGCAAAGCCGGATAACCACGCCAAGGAAGGAGACTGATACGTGCAAGATTCTTTCTGGGGTTGCTGATGGTCTGTTTATGTCCATGTTTTTTTGTGTGGTTTTCTGTTTGTGCTTTGCATTATCAGTAGTGGCAATTGAGGCCTTTTTTTGTTGTTCGAATTGTGTCTGATCTGTGTTTTCTGTTTCAGGAATGACTACTGGAACTCCAATTCATGTTTTTGTGCCAAATACTGATCAAAGAGGGCATGTGAGTATACAAGGATCTTCTGTGACTATTTGTAATTGTGTTAATCTACATGGTTTAAACTATACAATGCTACATCATGATTATTAGCTTGTGTTaaccatagatttttttttccttttttgcccaaATCATCTGGCAGTATGATTTTGTACAATGTTTATAAAAATCTAGCTGCATTTGtcactttctttttctaaatatGCTGACTTTTTGGTCTTCGGCTTATTATTCTGTAAGCGATATTCCTCAATGATTTTTGTAAATTGATTAGTTTCATTTGTATAAGCATGAAAGTTATGTGATTTGGAGCAAACATTTACATTTGATGTTACATGGGTATGGTATGTCCTAAGAGCTGGTTGCATAGTTCATTCTAAAGATCTTCAAATGGCCCCAAACATTAGTCTTGATATTAGAAATGTATTTTATCTACCCATTTGAAGTCTATCCATACTACCTTCCTTAACATTCTGTAATTTTATCAATGCGGATGTTATTTCCTCCTCtcttttgattgatttgattttccttgATCCTTAAGGTTCTCAACTTGATGGTTTTACAGGATTACAAGGAAATGTCATCGGCATACAGGCCTTCTCATGCAGATGCAACATATGATTTTAAATATGGTTTGAGATCAGTTCAGGTATCTCCTTGTTAACAGTTCTCTCAGATGAAAGGCCTGCACCTTTATTCTTTAAGCATGCACTTTTCTTTACTAGGTTTTAGAGGATATCTGTCTGTTAGAGGCCTGGGTAAATTACTGATCCTTTAATAAGTTTTAACATACCTGGTGTTTTATGGAATTTAAGGGTGGTGGGAGATCATCGGCGAGAGAAACCATTGGAAGAGTTGCAGCTGGAGCTGTTGCAAAGAAAATTCTGAAGTTGAGAACCGGAACAGAGGTGAGGTTCAgcatgcatgtgtttttttttttttaatggatgcatTATAAAGTTCCAGTGTCAGACATGCAACACAAATATGTATCAATCATGGTTGGTTGCAAcggttattttttctttctaggttttgttctttctttctatgaaaaattgctttctttatttgctgaaaattttaaaactgtTTCTGCACTATGTTATTCTAATCCATTAATATAGCTTATACTGAAGTGCATTAAAGGGTTGGAGGACGCAACCTCCTTGATCTGTAATTATTATGACTTTCttgtctttttactttttttcatttcatgatTTCATGCTAATCTCATGAAGTGTTTATATATGAAACATTCAATTTTTAGCCAGGGATAAAATTgagtaaattaaaaatataagaaataaaaaatgttgaTTAAAATCTCATATTTAGCTTCATCATTTCGCTTATAATGTCCTAAATTTTATTGCCGGTCTACATTATTAATatctatgagttttttttttgttcctagATATTGGCCTATGTTTCTCGAGTCCATCAAGTTGAACTTCCAGAAGGGTTGGTTGACAATGAGACCGTGACATATGAGCAGGCATGTGGTTGcaatttatcttcagcataatAAATTATGTTCTATTCCATACACTTTGTTAAATCTTTCCCTTTAATGTTTACCAGATAGAGAGTAATATTGTGAGGTGCCCTGATCCTGAGTATGCTCAAAAGATGATTGATGCAATTGATGCTGTTCGTGTGAGAGGGGACTCTGTCGGCGGTATCGTCACTTGCATTGCAAGAAATGTTCCACGTGTAAGAGTTTCAACCATTTCAATATTTAACCTTTTTGTTAACCCGGTGATTTGGGTAATTAGAGTATTGATCTTTTCTTCATATTACCTTCATTCATTTTCTGATCTCtcctattttaattataatctgAGCAAATATGGTATAACACCACAACTTCATTGCAAGCTAAATAAATAACATCCGTTTTTTTTTGGTATGGCATCAGGGGCTCGGATCTCCGGTCTTTGATAAGCTGGAGGCTGATCTGGCAAAAGCTGCATTATCGTTGCCTGCTACCAAGGGATTTGAAT
It encodes:
- the LOC120275428 gene encoding probable E3 ubiquitin-protein ligase LUL2 encodes the protein MGNTGSSGNGRRRNSHHHHHHHHHHPPSPPPPLNPQQAQEIPANRLYAYTPSYPPTNHNPNAQHYYQYTAFYPPAPPAMPVPLPAPFDNHHRGDIHEWAPAVVGGRYPMPPVSAPSPAPYVEHQKAVTIRNDINLKKETLRVEPDEQNPGKFLVAFTFDATVAGSIAVLFFAKEELDCNLVATKDSLEPITVHFKAGLGQKFRQPCGTGIDFSMFDKSELTVEGDAEVYPLAVKAEASLSDQESSGDNESTGTPNSQITQAMFVKKENGDYQVRVLKQILWVNGTRYELQEIYGIGNSVEGDFDGNDPGKECVICLSEPRDTAVLPCRHMCMCSGCAKVLRFQTNRCPICRQPVERLLEIKVNRAEEQNEAES
- the LOC120275427 gene encoding chorismate synthase 1, chloroplastic, which codes for MAASTSSLASKVGSGLGFQRSELRGLPPPSVQISIQRHSRPSRRLEVKAIGNVFGNFFRVATYGESHGGGVGCTISGCPPRLPISEADMQVELDRRRPGQSRITTPRKETDTCKILSGVADGMTTGTPIHVFVPNTDQRGHDYKEMSSAYRPSHADATYDFKYGLRSVQGGGRSSARETIGRVAAGAVAKKILKLRTGTEILAYVSRVHQVELPEGLVDNETVTYEQIESNIVRCPDPEYAQKMIDAIDAVRVRGDSVGGIVTCIARNVPRGLGSPVFDKLEADLAKAALSLPATKGFEFGSGFAGTLLTGSEHNDEFYTDANGNIRTRTNRSGGIQGGISNGETIYMRIAFKPTSTIGKKQNTVTRDRQETELIARGRHDPCVVPRAVPMVESMVALVLVDQLMAHLAQCEMFPVNPAFQDPINPAAHESLPHSQAHLNGFLLELYYCCILLFVASPDKAHPKSVSRKVVGKKLQLLSFSILWCLYQK